The proteins below are encoded in one region of Scophthalmus maximus strain ysfricsl-2021 chromosome 4, ASM2237912v1, whole genome shotgun sequence:
- the sema6dl gene encoding sema domain, transmembrane domain (TM), and cytoplasmic domain, (semaphorin) 6D, like isoform X3 gives MGQRAALLLSELLLLLLTASRTLLAVSFPEDNIPLDVVDAHFSRRYPVFRGRPSGNESQHRLDFQLMTKIQDTLFIAGRDQVYLVSLRESYRNEIIPYRKLTWRSGQADRETCAVKGKHRDECHNFIKVLVPRNDDLVFICGTNGFNPMCRYYRLDNLELDGEEINGLARCPFDSKQTNVALFAEGKLYSATVADFQASDAVIYRSMGDGSALRTIKYDSKWLKEPHFLHAAEYGNYVYFFYREIAVEHSNLGKVVYSRVARICKNDVGGSQRVLEKHWTSFVKARLNCSVPGESFFYFDVLQSITDIININGVPSVVGVFTTQMNSIPGSAVCAFSMADIEKVFLGRFKEQKTPDSVWTPYPEERLPKPRPGCCAGHGPAASLKSSIEFPDDTLQFIKSHPLMDTAVPSIGDEPWFTKTRVRYRLTALAVDNEAGPHKNYTVVFIGAESGVVLKVLAKTTSVSLNDSLLLEEIDVFNRAKCLSNREDDKRVLSLHVDKDNHSLYVAFSSCVIRIPLSRCERHSSCHKSCIASRDPYCGWKPHGACERIQPGVSSGYEQDIEFGNTAHLGDCQAFLGPTSAPDYKSFGDPTSGVWDIQAGETNQMVHMNILITCVFAAFLMGALLAGLIVFCYRDSFLRKPRHVHKDAESAPSCSDSTGSFVKLNGLFDSPVKEYQTNIDSPKMYTNMLSNGKDLNTPNGDTKTMILREGCQPPELAALPTPESTPVLQQKGLQPIKNQWERAQGKVSGPHKDSNSSATAVSPQFLPSSPAPPNANPHHPHLALGHSHIPSAVVLPNATHDHPNLDNGDDTLPHSSEKKLKNPDSRGSRKDQKRSVDARNTLNDLLKHLNDSVANPKAILQEGSGPRPRQHLTLEPMEELTELPPRVPSREASLYSPSSSLPRHSPTKRVDVPMPTTPTTPTGSLSMGGTMERQRGGYQLHRSASHRQSLSTSPNGVTMGVSVSRQHSMNRGGYMPPTPPSRLDSHGGVMGAGMHSAHPPSVSRQSSYSGYGSLPRTGLKRTPSLKPDVPPKPNGFSPQTPQMRVVNKYSY, from the exons ATGGGCCAGAGAGCTGCGCTTCTGCtcagtgagctgctgctgctgctactgacAGCCTCACGCACTCTCCTCGCAGTCAGCTTCCCAGAGGACAACATACCCCTCGATGTCGTTGACGCACACT TTTCACGGAGGTACCCTGTGTTCAGAGGCAGGCCCTCTGGCAATGAGTCACAGCATCGCCTTGACTTTCAGCTGATGACCAAGATACAGGACACACTGTTCATCGCCGGCAG AGATCAGGTGTACCTAGTCAGTCTGAGGGAATCCTACAGGAATGAGATCATTCCTTACCGG AAGCTAACATGGCGATCAGGCCAAGCTGACAGAGAGACGTGTGCCGTCAAGGGAAAACACAGA gacGAGTGCCACAACTTCATCAAAGTGCTGGTTCCCAGAAACGATGACCTGGTATTCATCTGTGGTACCAACGGCTTCAACCCCATGTGCAGATACTACAGG CTGGATAACCTTGAGTTAGATGGAGAAGAGATCAATGGACTGGCACGGTGCCCATTTGACTCCAAGCAAACCAATGTTGCCCTTTTCGCTG AAGGGAAGCTGTACTCCGCCACTGTAGCCGACTTCCAGGCCAGTGATGCTGTCATCTATCGCAGTATGGGTGATGGATCGGCCTTGAGGACTATCAAATATGACTCCAAATGGCTGAAAG aACCTCATTTCCTGCACGCAGCAGAGTATGGGAATTATGTGTACTTCTTCTACCGAGAGATTGCAGTAGAGCACAGCAATCTGGGCAAG GTTGTGTATTCTCGCGTGGCCCGGATCTGTAAAAATGACGTTGGTGGGTCACAGCGAGTGCTAGAGAAGCACTGGACGTCTTTTGTGAAGGCGAGGCTGAACTGCTCCGTGCCAGGGGAGTCCTTCTTCTACTTTGATGTGCTTCAGTCCATCACcgacatcatcaacatcaatgGTGTTCCATCGGTGGTGGGTGTGTTTACCACACAGATGAACAG TATCCCGGGGTCAGCAGTGTGTGCCTTCTCCATGGCCGACATAGAGAAAGTATTCTTGGGCCGGTTCAAAGAGCAGAAGACTCCTGATTCTGTGTGGACTCCATATCCAGAGGAGAGACTGCCCAAACCCCG ACCCGGGTGCTGTGCAGGTCATGGTCCAGCTGCGTCCCTTAAGAGCTCCATCGAGTTCCCGGACGACACCCTGCAGTTCATCAAGTCCCACCCCCTCATGGACACAGCTGTGCCTTCCATCGGGGATGAGCCTTGGTTCACCAAGACACGTGTCAG GTACAGGCTGACAGCGCTGGCTGTGGACAATGAAGCAGGACCCCACAAGAATTACACAGTGGTGTTCATCGGGGCCGAGTCAGGTGTTGTCCTCAAGGTTTTGGCCAAGACCACCTCAGTGTCTCTGAATGATAGCCTGCTTCTAGAGGAGATCGACGTCTTCAACAGGGCAAA GTGCCTGTCTAACCGTGAAGATGACAAGCGTGTCCTCTCGCTGCATGTGGACAAAGACAACCACAGCCTGTATGTCGCCTTCTCAAGCTGTGTCATCCGCATTCCCCTGAGTCGCTGTGAAAGGCATTCTTCTTGCCACAA GTCCTGCATTGCATCAAGGGATCCTTACTGTGGCTGGAAACCTCATGGAGCTTGTGAGAGGATTCAGCCTGGTGTTTC GTCTGGATATGAGCAGGACATTGAGTTTGGAAACACTGCACACCTGGGAGACTGTCAAG CGTTTTTGGGCCCTACTTCAGCGCCAGATTACAAATCTTTTGGCGACCCTACCTCTG GTGTGTGGGATATCCAGGCAGGTGAGACCAACCAGATGGTCCACATGAACATCCTCATCACATGCgtgtttgctgcttttctcatgGGTGCTCTCCTAGCTGGTCTGATAGTTTTCTGCTATCGAGACTCATTCCTTCGTAAACCAAGACATGTCCACAAGGACGCAGAGTCTGCACCATCCTGCTCGGACTCCACTGGAAGCTTTGTCAAGCTCAACGGTCTCTTTGACAGTCCTGTAAAG GAGTACCAAACCAACATCGATTCTCCCAAGATGTACACCAATATGCTGAGCAATGGCAAAGACCTGAATACACCCAATGGTGATACCAAGACCATGATCCTACGGGAAGGCTGTCAGCCCCCAGAGCTGGCTGCCCTGCCTACACCCGAGTCCACGCCTGTGCTTCAGCAGAAAGGCCTCCAGCCCATTAAAAACCAGTGGGAGAGGGCTCAGGGCAAGGTCAGTGGGCCTCATAAGGACTCCAACTCATCAGCAACAGCCGTTAGTCCTcagttccttccttcctcccctgctcctcccaaCGCCAACCCCCACCATCCTCACCTTGCCCTGGGACACTCCCACATCCCTAGTGCAGTTGTCCTACCCAATGCTACACACGACCACCCTAACCTTGACAATGGAGATGATACACTGCCACATTCGTCTGAAAAGAAACTGAAGAATCCTGATTCTAGGGGAAGTAGGAAAGACCAGAAGAGATCTGTGGATGCCAGAAACACTCTAAATGACCTTTTAAAACACCTCAATGACTCTGTGGCAAACCCCAAGGCCATTCTTCAAGAAGGATCAGGGCCCCGCCCAAGACAACATCTCACACTGGAGCCCATGGAGGAACTGACTGAATTACCCCCCAGGGTGCCCAGCCGTGAGGCTTCCCTgtactctccctcctcctccctgccgaGGCACAGCCCCACCAAGAGGGTTGATGTGCCTATGCCCACCACTCCCACCACACCAACGGGCAGCCTGAGCATGGGGGGCACTATGGAGAGGCAAAGAGGGGGGTACCAACTCCACAGGAGTGCTTCTCACAGGCAGTCCTTATCCACGTCACCAAATGGTGTAACTATGGGGGTGTCTGTGTCTCGCCAACACAGTATGAACAGAGGGGGTTACATGCCCCCAACACCCCCCTCTAGACTCGACTCTCATGGTGGAGTAATGGGGGCAGGAATGCACTCAGCTCACCCACCCTCTGTATCACGACAGAGCAGCTACAGTGGGTATGGCTCACTCCCTCGCACTGGGCTCAAACGGACCCCATCGCTAAAGCCAGATGTGCCCCCCAAACCCAATGGGTTTTCACCACAGACTCCACAGATGCGAGTGGTCAACAAGTACAGTTATTAA
- the sema6dl gene encoding sema domain, transmembrane domain (TM), and cytoplasmic domain, (semaphorin) 6D, like isoform X2, which produces MGQRAALLLSELLLLLLTASRTLLAVSFPEDNIPLDVVDAHFSRRYPVFRGRPSGNESQHRLDFQLMTKIQDTLFIAGRDQVYLVSLRESYRNEIIPYRKLTWRSGQADRETCAVKGKHRDECHNFIKVLVPRNDDLVFICGTNGFNPMCRYYRLDNLELDGEEINGLARCPFDSKQTNVALFAEGKLYSATVADFQASDAVIYRSMGDGSALRTIKYDSKWLKEPHFLHAAEYGNYVYFFYREIAVEHSNLGKVVYSRVARICKNDVGGSQRVLEKHWTSFVKARLNCSVPGESFFYFDVLQSITDIININGVPSVVGVFTTQMNSIPGSAVCAFSMADIEKVFLGRFKEQKTPDSVWTPYPEERLPKPRPGCCAGHGPAASLKSSIEFPDDTLQFIKSHPLMDTAVPSIGDEPWFTKTRVRYRLTALAVDNEAGPHKNYTVVFIGAESGVVLKVLAKTTSVSLNDSLLLEEIDVFNRAKCLSNREDDKRVLSLHVDKDNHSLYVAFSSCVIRIPLSRCERHSSCHKSCIASRDPYCGWKPHGACERIQPGVSSGYEQDIEFGNTAHLGDCQDMEFSSAPVTVQPSGPIHPPQLIPTQNPSSGPGPELYGSGFVLQDDPATSHSLDSIPGGQEGVWDIQAGETNQMVHMNILITCVFAAFLMGALLAGLIVFCYRDSFLRKPRHVHKDAESAPSCSDSTGSFVKLNGLFDSPVKEYQTNIDSPKMYTNMLSNGKDLNTPNGDTKTMILREGCQPPELAALPTPESTPVLQQKGLQPIKNQWERAQGKVSGPHKDSNSSATAVSPQFLPSSPAPPNANPHHPHLALGHSHIPSAVVLPNATHDHPNLDNGDDTLPHSSEKKLKNPDSRGSRKDQKRSVDARNTLNDLLKHLNDSVANPKAILQEGSGPRPRQHLTLEPMEELTELPPRVPSREASLYSPSSSLPRHSPTKRVDVPMPTTPTTPTGSLSMGGTMERQRGGYQLHRSASHRQSLSTSPNGVTMGVSVSRQHSMNRGGYMPPTPPSRLDSHGGVMGAGMHSAHPPSVSRQSSYSGYGSLPRTGLKRTPSLKPDVPPKPNGFSPQTPQMRVVNKYSY; this is translated from the exons ATGGGCCAGAGAGCTGCGCTTCTGCtcagtgagctgctgctgctgctactgacAGCCTCACGCACTCTCCTCGCAGTCAGCTTCCCAGAGGACAACATACCCCTCGATGTCGTTGACGCACACT TTTCACGGAGGTACCCTGTGTTCAGAGGCAGGCCCTCTGGCAATGAGTCACAGCATCGCCTTGACTTTCAGCTGATGACCAAGATACAGGACACACTGTTCATCGCCGGCAG AGATCAGGTGTACCTAGTCAGTCTGAGGGAATCCTACAGGAATGAGATCATTCCTTACCGG AAGCTAACATGGCGATCAGGCCAAGCTGACAGAGAGACGTGTGCCGTCAAGGGAAAACACAGA gacGAGTGCCACAACTTCATCAAAGTGCTGGTTCCCAGAAACGATGACCTGGTATTCATCTGTGGTACCAACGGCTTCAACCCCATGTGCAGATACTACAGG CTGGATAACCTTGAGTTAGATGGAGAAGAGATCAATGGACTGGCACGGTGCCCATTTGACTCCAAGCAAACCAATGTTGCCCTTTTCGCTG AAGGGAAGCTGTACTCCGCCACTGTAGCCGACTTCCAGGCCAGTGATGCTGTCATCTATCGCAGTATGGGTGATGGATCGGCCTTGAGGACTATCAAATATGACTCCAAATGGCTGAAAG aACCTCATTTCCTGCACGCAGCAGAGTATGGGAATTATGTGTACTTCTTCTACCGAGAGATTGCAGTAGAGCACAGCAATCTGGGCAAG GTTGTGTATTCTCGCGTGGCCCGGATCTGTAAAAATGACGTTGGTGGGTCACAGCGAGTGCTAGAGAAGCACTGGACGTCTTTTGTGAAGGCGAGGCTGAACTGCTCCGTGCCAGGGGAGTCCTTCTTCTACTTTGATGTGCTTCAGTCCATCACcgacatcatcaacatcaatgGTGTTCCATCGGTGGTGGGTGTGTTTACCACACAGATGAACAG TATCCCGGGGTCAGCAGTGTGTGCCTTCTCCATGGCCGACATAGAGAAAGTATTCTTGGGCCGGTTCAAAGAGCAGAAGACTCCTGATTCTGTGTGGACTCCATATCCAGAGGAGAGACTGCCCAAACCCCG ACCCGGGTGCTGTGCAGGTCATGGTCCAGCTGCGTCCCTTAAGAGCTCCATCGAGTTCCCGGACGACACCCTGCAGTTCATCAAGTCCCACCCCCTCATGGACACAGCTGTGCCTTCCATCGGGGATGAGCCTTGGTTCACCAAGACACGTGTCAG GTACAGGCTGACAGCGCTGGCTGTGGACAATGAAGCAGGACCCCACAAGAATTACACAGTGGTGTTCATCGGGGCCGAGTCAGGTGTTGTCCTCAAGGTTTTGGCCAAGACCACCTCAGTGTCTCTGAATGATAGCCTGCTTCTAGAGGAGATCGACGTCTTCAACAGGGCAAA GTGCCTGTCTAACCGTGAAGATGACAAGCGTGTCCTCTCGCTGCATGTGGACAAAGACAACCACAGCCTGTATGTCGCCTTCTCAAGCTGTGTCATCCGCATTCCCCTGAGTCGCTGTGAAAGGCATTCTTCTTGCCACAA GTCCTGCATTGCATCAAGGGATCCTTACTGTGGCTGGAAACCTCATGGAGCTTGTGAGAGGATTCAGCCTGGTGTTTC GTCTGGATATGAGCAGGACATTGAGTTTGGAAACACTGCACACCTGGGAGACTGTCAAG ACATGGAGTTTTCATCTGCGCCAGTCACTGTCCAGCCCAGTGGGCCCATACACCCCCCACAACTCATACCCACTCAGAACCCCAGCTCTGGGCCTGGGCCAGAGCTCTACGGCTCGGGCTTTGTGCTGCAGGATGACCCAGCAACATCCCATTCTTTAGACTCTATCCCAGGGGGCCAAGAGG GTGTGTGGGATATCCAGGCAGGTGAGACCAACCAGATGGTCCACATGAACATCCTCATCACATGCgtgtttgctgcttttctcatgGGTGCTCTCCTAGCTGGTCTGATAGTTTTCTGCTATCGAGACTCATTCCTTCGTAAACCAAGACATGTCCACAAGGACGCAGAGTCTGCACCATCCTGCTCGGACTCCACTGGAAGCTTTGTCAAGCTCAACGGTCTCTTTGACAGTCCTGTAAAG GAGTACCAAACCAACATCGATTCTCCCAAGATGTACACCAATATGCTGAGCAATGGCAAAGACCTGAATACACCCAATGGTGATACCAAGACCATGATCCTACGGGAAGGCTGTCAGCCCCCAGAGCTGGCTGCCCTGCCTACACCCGAGTCCACGCCTGTGCTTCAGCAGAAAGGCCTCCAGCCCATTAAAAACCAGTGGGAGAGGGCTCAGGGCAAGGTCAGTGGGCCTCATAAGGACTCCAACTCATCAGCAACAGCCGTTAGTCCTcagttccttccttcctcccctgctcctcccaaCGCCAACCCCCACCATCCTCACCTTGCCCTGGGACACTCCCACATCCCTAGTGCAGTTGTCCTACCCAATGCTACACACGACCACCCTAACCTTGACAATGGAGATGATACACTGCCACATTCGTCTGAAAAGAAACTGAAGAATCCTGATTCTAGGGGAAGTAGGAAAGACCAGAAGAGATCTGTGGATGCCAGAAACACTCTAAATGACCTTTTAAAACACCTCAATGACTCTGTGGCAAACCCCAAGGCCATTCTTCAAGAAGGATCAGGGCCCCGCCCAAGACAACATCTCACACTGGAGCCCATGGAGGAACTGACTGAATTACCCCCCAGGGTGCCCAGCCGTGAGGCTTCCCTgtactctccctcctcctccctgccgaGGCACAGCCCCACCAAGAGGGTTGATGTGCCTATGCCCACCACTCCCACCACACCAACGGGCAGCCTGAGCATGGGGGGCACTATGGAGAGGCAAAGAGGGGGGTACCAACTCCACAGGAGTGCTTCTCACAGGCAGTCCTTATCCACGTCACCAAATGGTGTAACTATGGGGGTGTCTGTGTCTCGCCAACACAGTATGAACAGAGGGGGTTACATGCCCCCAACACCCCCCTCTAGACTCGACTCTCATGGTGGAGTAATGGGGGCAGGAATGCACTCAGCTCACCCACCCTCTGTATCACGACAGAGCAGCTACAGTGGGTATGGCTCACTCCCTCGCACTGGGCTCAAACGGACCCCATCGCTAAAGCCAGATGTGCCCCCCAAACCCAATGGGTTTTCACCACAGACTCCACAGATGCGAGTGGTCAACAAGTACAGTTATTAA
- the sema6dl gene encoding sema domain, transmembrane domain (TM), and cytoplasmic domain, (semaphorin) 6D, like isoform X1, which produces MGQRAALLLSELLLLLLTASRTLLAVSFPEDNIPLDVVDAHFSRRYPVFRGRPSGNESQHRLDFQLMTKIQDTLFIAGRDQVYLVSLRESYRNEIIPYRKLTWRSGQADRETCAVKGKHRDECHNFIKVLVPRNDDLVFICGTNGFNPMCRYYRLDNLELDGEEINGLARCPFDSKQTNVALFAEGKLYSATVADFQASDAVIYRSMGDGSALRTIKYDSKWLKEPHFLHAAEYGNYVYFFYREIAVEHSNLGKVVYSRVARICKNDVGGSQRVLEKHWTSFVKARLNCSVPGESFFYFDVLQSITDIININGVPSVVGVFTTQMNSIPGSAVCAFSMADIEKVFLGRFKEQKTPDSVWTPYPEERLPKPRPGCCAGHGPAASLKSSIEFPDDTLQFIKSHPLMDTAVPSIGDEPWFTKTRVRYRLTALAVDNEAGPHKNYTVVFIGAESGVVLKVLAKTTSVSLNDSLLLEEIDVFNRAKCLSNREDDKRVLSLHVDKDNHSLYVAFSSCVIRIPLSRCERHSSCHKSCIASRDPYCGWKPHGACERIQPGVSSGYEQDIEFGNTAHLGDCQAFLGPTSAPDYKSFGDPTSDMEFSSAPVTVQPSGPIHPPQLIPTQNPSSGPGPELYGSGFVLQDDPATSHSLDSIPGGQEGVWDIQAGETNQMVHMNILITCVFAAFLMGALLAGLIVFCYRDSFLRKPRHVHKDAESAPSCSDSTGSFVKLNGLFDSPVKEYQTNIDSPKMYTNMLSNGKDLNTPNGDTKTMILREGCQPPELAALPTPESTPVLQQKGLQPIKNQWERAQGKVSGPHKDSNSSATAVSPQFLPSSPAPPNANPHHPHLALGHSHIPSAVVLPNATHDHPNLDNGDDTLPHSSEKKLKNPDSRGSRKDQKRSVDARNTLNDLLKHLNDSVANPKAILQEGSGPRPRQHLTLEPMEELTELPPRVPSREASLYSPSSSLPRHSPTKRVDVPMPTTPTTPTGSLSMGGTMERQRGGYQLHRSASHRQSLSTSPNGVTMGVSVSRQHSMNRGGYMPPTPPSRLDSHGGVMGAGMHSAHPPSVSRQSSYSGYGSLPRTGLKRTPSLKPDVPPKPNGFSPQTPQMRVVNKYSY; this is translated from the exons ATGGGCCAGAGAGCTGCGCTTCTGCtcagtgagctgctgctgctgctactgacAGCCTCACGCACTCTCCTCGCAGTCAGCTTCCCAGAGGACAACATACCCCTCGATGTCGTTGACGCACACT TTTCACGGAGGTACCCTGTGTTCAGAGGCAGGCCCTCTGGCAATGAGTCACAGCATCGCCTTGACTTTCAGCTGATGACCAAGATACAGGACACACTGTTCATCGCCGGCAG AGATCAGGTGTACCTAGTCAGTCTGAGGGAATCCTACAGGAATGAGATCATTCCTTACCGG AAGCTAACATGGCGATCAGGCCAAGCTGACAGAGAGACGTGTGCCGTCAAGGGAAAACACAGA gacGAGTGCCACAACTTCATCAAAGTGCTGGTTCCCAGAAACGATGACCTGGTATTCATCTGTGGTACCAACGGCTTCAACCCCATGTGCAGATACTACAGG CTGGATAACCTTGAGTTAGATGGAGAAGAGATCAATGGACTGGCACGGTGCCCATTTGACTCCAAGCAAACCAATGTTGCCCTTTTCGCTG AAGGGAAGCTGTACTCCGCCACTGTAGCCGACTTCCAGGCCAGTGATGCTGTCATCTATCGCAGTATGGGTGATGGATCGGCCTTGAGGACTATCAAATATGACTCCAAATGGCTGAAAG aACCTCATTTCCTGCACGCAGCAGAGTATGGGAATTATGTGTACTTCTTCTACCGAGAGATTGCAGTAGAGCACAGCAATCTGGGCAAG GTTGTGTATTCTCGCGTGGCCCGGATCTGTAAAAATGACGTTGGTGGGTCACAGCGAGTGCTAGAGAAGCACTGGACGTCTTTTGTGAAGGCGAGGCTGAACTGCTCCGTGCCAGGGGAGTCCTTCTTCTACTTTGATGTGCTTCAGTCCATCACcgacatcatcaacatcaatgGTGTTCCATCGGTGGTGGGTGTGTTTACCACACAGATGAACAG TATCCCGGGGTCAGCAGTGTGTGCCTTCTCCATGGCCGACATAGAGAAAGTATTCTTGGGCCGGTTCAAAGAGCAGAAGACTCCTGATTCTGTGTGGACTCCATATCCAGAGGAGAGACTGCCCAAACCCCG ACCCGGGTGCTGTGCAGGTCATGGTCCAGCTGCGTCCCTTAAGAGCTCCATCGAGTTCCCGGACGACACCCTGCAGTTCATCAAGTCCCACCCCCTCATGGACACAGCTGTGCCTTCCATCGGGGATGAGCCTTGGTTCACCAAGACACGTGTCAG GTACAGGCTGACAGCGCTGGCTGTGGACAATGAAGCAGGACCCCACAAGAATTACACAGTGGTGTTCATCGGGGCCGAGTCAGGTGTTGTCCTCAAGGTTTTGGCCAAGACCACCTCAGTGTCTCTGAATGATAGCCTGCTTCTAGAGGAGATCGACGTCTTCAACAGGGCAAA GTGCCTGTCTAACCGTGAAGATGACAAGCGTGTCCTCTCGCTGCATGTGGACAAAGACAACCACAGCCTGTATGTCGCCTTCTCAAGCTGTGTCATCCGCATTCCCCTGAGTCGCTGTGAAAGGCATTCTTCTTGCCACAA GTCCTGCATTGCATCAAGGGATCCTTACTGTGGCTGGAAACCTCATGGAGCTTGTGAGAGGATTCAGCCTGGTGTTTC GTCTGGATATGAGCAGGACATTGAGTTTGGAAACACTGCACACCTGGGAGACTGTCAAG CGTTTTTGGGCCCTACTTCAGCGCCAGATTACAAATCTTTTGGCGACCCTACCTCTG ACATGGAGTTTTCATCTGCGCCAGTCACTGTCCAGCCCAGTGGGCCCATACACCCCCCACAACTCATACCCACTCAGAACCCCAGCTCTGGGCCTGGGCCAGAGCTCTACGGCTCGGGCTTTGTGCTGCAGGATGACCCAGCAACATCCCATTCTTTAGACTCTATCCCAGGGGGCCAAGAGG GTGTGTGGGATATCCAGGCAGGTGAGACCAACCAGATGGTCCACATGAACATCCTCATCACATGCgtgtttgctgcttttctcatgGGTGCTCTCCTAGCTGGTCTGATAGTTTTCTGCTATCGAGACTCATTCCTTCGTAAACCAAGACATGTCCACAAGGACGCAGAGTCTGCACCATCCTGCTCGGACTCCACTGGAAGCTTTGTCAAGCTCAACGGTCTCTTTGACAGTCCTGTAAAG GAGTACCAAACCAACATCGATTCTCCCAAGATGTACACCAATATGCTGAGCAATGGCAAAGACCTGAATACACCCAATGGTGATACCAAGACCATGATCCTACGGGAAGGCTGTCAGCCCCCAGAGCTGGCTGCCCTGCCTACACCCGAGTCCACGCCTGTGCTTCAGCAGAAAGGCCTCCAGCCCATTAAAAACCAGTGGGAGAGGGCTCAGGGCAAGGTCAGTGGGCCTCATAAGGACTCCAACTCATCAGCAACAGCCGTTAGTCCTcagttccttccttcctcccctgctcctcccaaCGCCAACCCCCACCATCCTCACCTTGCCCTGGGACACTCCCACATCCCTAGTGCAGTTGTCCTACCCAATGCTACACACGACCACCCTAACCTTGACAATGGAGATGATACACTGCCACATTCGTCTGAAAAGAAACTGAAGAATCCTGATTCTAGGGGAAGTAGGAAAGACCAGAAGAGATCTGTGGATGCCAGAAACACTCTAAATGACCTTTTAAAACACCTCAATGACTCTGTGGCAAACCCCAAGGCCATTCTTCAAGAAGGATCAGGGCCCCGCCCAAGACAACATCTCACACTGGAGCCCATGGAGGAACTGACTGAATTACCCCCCAGGGTGCCCAGCCGTGAGGCTTCCCTgtactctccctcctcctccctgccgaGGCACAGCCCCACCAAGAGGGTTGATGTGCCTATGCCCACCACTCCCACCACACCAACGGGCAGCCTGAGCATGGGGGGCACTATGGAGAGGCAAAGAGGGGGGTACCAACTCCACAGGAGTGCTTCTCACAGGCAGTCCTTATCCACGTCACCAAATGGTGTAACTATGGGGGTGTCTGTGTCTCGCCAACACAGTATGAACAGAGGGGGTTACATGCCCCCAACACCCCCCTCTAGACTCGACTCTCATGGTGGAGTAATGGGGGCAGGAATGCACTCAGCTCACCCACCCTCTGTATCACGACAGAGCAGCTACAGTGGGTATGGCTCACTCCCTCGCACTGGGCTCAAACGGACCCCATCGCTAAAGCCAGATGTGCCCCCCAAACCCAATGGGTTTTCACCACAGACTCCACAGATGCGAGTGGTCAACAAGTACAGTTATTAA